One Papio anubis isolate 15944 chromosome 9, Panubis1.0, whole genome shotgun sequence genomic window carries:
- the EMP1 gene encoding epithelial membrane protein 1, with translation MLVLLAGIFVVHIATVIMLFVCTIANVWVVSNAGNASVGLWNNCTNTLCNETLSYANQDALKTVQAFMILSIIFSAISLLVFVFQLFTMEKGNRFFLSGATMLVCWLCVLVGVSIYTNRYANGFGTNYGSEYHHGYSYILAWICFCFSFIIGVLYLVLRKK, from the exons ATGTTGGTATTGCTGGCTGGTATATTTGTGGTCCACATCGCCACTGTTATTATGCTATTTGTTTGCACCATTGCCAAT GTCTGGGTGGTTTCCAACGCGGGAAATGCATCAGTAGGTCTTTGGAATAACTGTACCAACACTCTCTGCAATGAGACCCTGTCATACGCCAATCAAG ATGCCCTGAAGACAGTGCAGGCCTTCATGATTCTCTCTATCATCTTCTCTGCCATCTCTCTCCTGGTCTTCGTGTTCCAGCTCTTCACCATGGAGAAGGGAAACCGGTTCTTCCTCTCGGGGGCCACCATGCTGGTGTGCT GGCTGTGCGTGCTGGTGGGGGTGTCCATCTACACTAATCGTTATGCGAATGGCTTTGGAACCAACTACGGGTCGGAGTATCACCACGGCTATTCCTATATCCTGGCCTGGATCTGCTTCTGCTTCAGCTTCATCATCGGCGTTCTCTATCTGGTCCTGAGAAAGAAATAA